A segment of the Alkalispirillum mobile genome:
CCGGTGACCAGGTGCGCCACCTCGGACCGGCCCTCCACCTGCAGGCCGTTGGGGGCGTAGTCAGTGACCAGGGTTGGCTGCAACCAGCCATCGATGCATTCGGTCAGTGCCCGGAGCGAAACCATCCCACCTCCTCCTGCGTTTGCGAACCAGTTACCTTACAATATCAGGCCGCCCTTGGCGCCACCCCGTGAGCTTACGACTCCCGGGCACCCCGGAGATACCCATGAAACTGCCGCGCCTGATGCGATTCCTGTTCAGCTACACCGCGATCGGCCTGCTGCTGGCCGCGGTGATCATCGGGCTGCGCCCCGACCTGGTCGGCATGCAGGACGACGGCAATGCCCGCCCGGAAAATGGCGACACGGTCACTCAGCCCGTGGCGCCCCAGATCGCCCAGGTCCGGCCCGCCGCCGGGCCGGCCTCCTACGCCGACGCCGTGGAGCAGGCCCAGCCCGCGGTGGTGAACATTTACACCACGAAGACCGTCCAGCAGGAGCAGCATCCCCTGTTCGACGACCCCTTCTTTCGCCGCTTTTTCGGCGACATCACCCCGCAGCAACCGCGCGAACGCACCCAGACCAGCCTGGGGTCGGGGGTAATCTTCAGCGACCAGGGATACGTGGTCACCAACAACCACGTCATTGATGACGCCGACGAGATCCAGGTGCTGCTGGCGGACGGCCGCGAGGCGCTGGCCAGCGTGGTGGGCCGCGACCCCGATACCGACCTGGCGGTGCTGCGGATCGAGCTGGACCGCCTGCCGGTCATCCAACTCGCCGACGATCGGGCGCTCAGGGTGGGGGACGTCGTCCTCGCCATCGGCAACCCGTTTGGCGTCGGTCAGACGGTGACCATGGGCATTGTCAGCGCCACCGGCCGCGATCAGCTGGGCCTGACCACCTTCGAGAACTTCATCCAGACCGATGCGGCCATCAACCCGGGCAACTCCGGTGGCGCGCTGATCAACGCCGAGGGTCGGCTGGTGGGCATCAACACCGCCATCTTCAGCCGCACCGGCGGCCACCAGGGCATCGGTTTCGCCATCCCGGCGCACCTGGCGGTGTCGGTGCTGGACAGCATCGTGGAGGAAGGCCGCGTGGTCCGCGGCTGGATCGGCGTGCAGGCGCAGACACTCAGCCCCATGCTGGCCGAGTCCTTCGGGCTGGACCAGGAGTCGGGGATCGTCATCTCCGGCGTCCTGCGCGGCGGTCCGGCCTCGGAGGCCGGCCTGCGGCCGGGAGACGTGGTCACGCACGTCGAAGATGAGCGGGCGGTGGACGCCCAGACCCTGCTCCAACGGGTGACCGGCAAGCTGCCCGGAGACGAACTGACCATGCGTATCGTGCGCGACGGCGAAGAGAAAACGCTGACCATCGAGGTGGAGGAACGGCCTGCGCAGGACGAGCAGCAGGCCCCGCAGCCGCAGTTACGCTGACAGCGCGTCGGTCAGCGCTTCCAGGAAGCGGGCGTTCTCGCCGGGCTGGCCCACCGTGACCCGCAGGCAATCGGACAACTGCGGATGACTGCCGTGCAGGTTCTTGATGAGCACGCCCCGGCCCTGCAGCCCCTGATGCACCGCCGTGGCCTGCCCCGGTGACACCCGGAAGGTGAGAAAGTTGGCCTCGCTGGGCCAGACCCGCACGACCCCCGGTACCGTCGCCAGCGCCTCCGCCAGCCGCCCCCGCTCGGTGATGATGTCGGCCACGCTTTTATCCAGCTGGGCCCGGTGCTCCAGCGCAAAGTTGGCACTGGCCTGGGTCAGGGCGTTGATGTTGTAGGGCAGGCGCAGCTTCTCCAGCTCCGCCAACCAGTCCGGGTGCCCCACCAGCAGCCCCAGCCGCAGGCCGGCAAGCCCCACCTTGGAGACGGTGCGCATCACCAGCAGGTTCGGGTACTCCAGTACCTCCGGCAGGAAGCTATCGCGGGCAAAGGCGTAGTAGGCCTCGTCCACCACCACCAGCCCCGGGGCCTCGTGGATGATCCGCGTGATCGTCTCGCGGTTGAAGGCATTGCCGGTGGGGTTGTTGGGATAGGCGAGGTAGACCACGGCGGGCTGGGCGTCGCGCAGCGCTGCCAGCATGGCGGCCTCGTCCAGCTCGAAGTCCTCGCCCAGCGGCACCTCGCGATACGCCATGCCGCTGTTCAGCGCGATGATGCGGTACATGGCGAACCCCGGCGCGGGGGTGAGCACCACCCGGCCGGGCCCTGCCACCAGCAGATTGACCAGCAGGATCAGCTCATCCGAGCCGTTGCCGAGCATCAGCTCGGCCCCCTCGGGCACGCCCATGGCCTTGCGCAGGCGCTGCTTCAGCTCGGTGGCCCCGGCGTCCGGGTAACGATTGAGCGCCACCTCCGCCAGCGCCTGCTGCCAGGCGCTGGTGAGCGCCCCCGGCCAGGGCCAGGGGTTCTCCATGGCGTCCAGCTTGACCACGTCCGCCGGCGGCGGTACGTGGTAGGCCTTCAGCGCGCGCACCTCGGGGCGCACCCAGGCATCCACCAGCGCACTGCGCGAGGACTCGCTCACTGCTCGCCCTCCTGGTCTTCCACCCGCAGCTCGGCGGAGCGGGCGTGGGCGGTCAACCCCTCGCCCCGGGCCAGCACGCTGGCGATCCGGCCCAGCCGCGCCGAGCCCTCCGGCGAGCAATTGATCAGGCTGCTGCGCTTCTGGAAGTCGTAGACACCCAGCGGCGAGGCGAAACGGGCCGTGCGCGAGGTGGGCAGCACGTGGTTGGGGCCCGCGCAGTAGTCGCCCAGGGCCTCCGGCGTGTGCCGCCCCATGAAAATGGCCCCGGCGTGGCGGATGTATCCGGCCAGTTTCTCCGGCTCAGCCACCGACAGCTCCAGGTGCTCCGGTGCGATGCGGTTGGCCACCTCGGCGGCCTCGTGCAGGTCGCGCACGTTGATCAGGGCGCCGCGCTTGGCCAGCGCCGTGCGGATGATCTCGGAGCGCTCCATCTCCGGCAGGGCGCTCTCCATGGCGGACTGCACCTGGTCCAGGAACATCGGGTCCGGCGAAACCAGGATGGCCTGGGCCTCCTCGTCATGCTCGGCCTGGGAGAAAAGATCCTGGGCAATCCACTCCGGGTCGGTCTGCCCATCGCAGATGACCAGGATCTCGGAGGGCCCGGCGATCATGTCGATACCCACCACGCCGAACACCCGGCGCTTGGCCTCGGCCACGAAGGCGTTGCCCGGGCCGACGATCTTGTCCACGGCCGGGATGGTCTCAGTGCCGTACGCCAGGGCCCCCACCGCCTGGGCGCCGCCCACGGTGAAGACCCGGTCCACGCCG
Coding sequences within it:
- a CDS encoding S1C family serine protease, yielding MKLPRLMRFLFSYTAIGLLLAAVIIGLRPDLVGMQDDGNARPENGDTVTQPVAPQIAQVRPAAGPASYADAVEQAQPAVVNIYTTKTVQQEQHPLFDDPFFRRFFGDITPQQPRERTQTSLGSGVIFSDQGYVVTNNHVIDDADEIQVLLADGREALASVVGRDPDTDLAVLRIELDRLPVIQLADDRALRVGDVVLAIGNPFGVGQTVTMGIVSATGRDQLGLTTFENFIQTDAAINPGNSGGALINAEGRLVGINTAIFSRTGGHQGIGFAIPAHLAVSVLDSIVEEGRVVRGWIGVQAQTLSPMLAESFGLDQESGIVISGVLRGGPASEAGLRPGDVVTHVEDERAVDAQTLLQRVTGKLPGDELTMRIVRDGEEKTLTIEVEERPAQDEQQAPQPQLR
- the hisC gene encoding histidinol-phosphate transaminase; protein product: MSESSRSALVDAWVRPEVRALKAYHVPPPADVVKLDAMENPWPWPGALTSAWQQALAEVALNRYPDAGATELKQRLRKAMGVPEGAELMLGNGSDELILLVNLLVAGPGRVVLTPAPGFAMYRIIALNSGMAYREVPLGEDFELDEAAMLAALRDAQPAVVYLAYPNNPTGNAFNRETITRIIHEAPGLVVVDEAYYAFARDSFLPEVLEYPNLLVMRTVSKVGLAGLRLGLLVGHPDWLAELEKLRLPYNINALTQASANFALEHRAQLDKSVADIITERGRLAEALATVPGVVRVWPSEANFLTFRVSPGQATAVHQGLQGRGVLIKNLHGSHPQLSDCLRVTVGQPGENARFLEALTDALSA
- the hisD gene encoding histidinol dehydrogenase, encoding MFEISRLSTKQPDFDAELDKLVSWDAHVGEDLEATVAEILHEVRHRGDRAVLDYTRRFDRSEAQGVAELEVSAARLRQALDNLPAEQRDALQEAADRIRRYAEQQKMADWSYTEEDGTLLGQQVTPLDSVGVYVPGGKAAYPSSVLMNVVPARVAGVERVIMVVPAPGGEPNELVLAAAAIAGVDRVFTVGGAQAVGALAYGTETIPAVDKIVGPGNAFVAEAKRRVFGVVGIDMIAGPSEILVICDGQTDPEWIAQDLFSQAEHDEEAQAILVSPDPMFLDQVQSAMESALPEMERSEIIRTALAKRGALINVRDLHEAAEVANRIAPEHLELSVAEPEKLAGYIRHAGAIFMGRHTPEALGDYCAGPNHVLPTSRTARFASPLGVYDFQKRSSLINCSPEGSARLGRIASVLARGEGLTAHARSAELRVEDQEGEQ